Proteins encoded in a region of the Zunongwangia endophytica genome:
- a CDS encoding SOS response-associated peptidase translates to MCYETSLTKTTKEIKNITGAKFSVPMEYKPYYHISGFVHPNLYCIPIEDPTQIFPMEWGLIAPWGENDVSAFRKKYNTLNARGETMLKSNTYKSAARERRCLILADGFFEPHYPGDDFKGGAVPKYCYLENRKLFTFAGIYNEYKSDYWNVSLVTTEANDFFSKVHNKKKRMPLVLDPDFEGEWLREDLNDNNILELVDHGFIKENFKAHSVANLYKRDLNTNTPEFLKPVEDQEGEQGSLF, encoded by the coding sequence ATGTGCTACGAAACTTCACTTACAAAAACGACTAAAGAAATAAAGAACATAACCGGTGCAAAATTTAGCGTTCCTATGGAATATAAGCCCTACTATCATATTTCTGGCTTTGTTCACCCCAATTTATATTGCATACCTATAGAAGATCCCACACAAATATTTCCCATGGAATGGGGACTTATTGCTCCTTGGGGAGAAAATGATGTTAGTGCATTTCGAAAAAAGTATAATACCCTTAATGCCCGTGGAGAAACAATGCTAAAATCTAATACTTACAAATCTGCAGCTCGAGAGCGCAGATGCTTAATTTTAGCAGATGGATTTTTTGAACCACATTACCCAGGTGATGATTTTAAAGGCGGTGCAGTTCCCAAATACTGCTATTTGGAAAATCGCAAGTTATTTACGTTTGCAGGAATATATAATGAATACAAATCAGACTATTGGAATGTTAGCCTGGTCACTACTGAAGCTAATGATTTCTTTTCGAAGGTTCATAATAAGAAAAAACGAATGCCCTTGGTTTTAGATCCAGATTTTGAAGGCGAATGGTTGCGTGAAGATCTTAATGATAATAATATCCTAGAATTAGTAGACCATGGCTTTATCAAAGAAAATTTTAAAGCACACTCGGTAGCCAATTTATACAAAAGAGATTTAAATACTAATACTCCAGAATTCCTTAAACCAGTAGAAGATCAAGAAGGAGAACAGGGGAGTTTATTTTAA
- a CDS encoding DNA adenine methylase, giving the protein MTKVNKNLKKKNFKQAPLPFQGQKRRFLKKFDEALECFPSDGIYIDIFGGSGLLAHSVKQKYPEARVIWNDYDNFKKRLEEIPSTNTLLAKLRNNLENYPRDKKILGLQKDQVMEFIRNHEAKFGYVDYVTLSVSLLFGGKYANNYIEFEKSTLYNRIRLNDYSCNGYLDEVERLSDDYKNIFESYQNDNVIFLVDPPYLSTDTSSYTNENYWRLRDYLDVLNLLDNSSYFYFTSNKSQIIELCDWIETRSLTQNPFSGSTRSTTSNQLNKNSSYTDIMLYKTI; this is encoded by the coding sequence ATGACAAAAGTAAACAAAAATCTAAAAAAGAAGAATTTCAAACAGGCTCCTTTACCATTTCAAGGACAAAAAAGAAGATTTCTAAAAAAGTTTGATGAAGCTCTAGAATGTTTCCCAAGCGATGGTATTTACATTGATATATTTGGAGGATCTGGATTACTCGCTCACTCTGTCAAACAGAAATATCCCGAAGCCAGGGTAATATGGAATGACTATGACAATTTTAAAAAGAGATTGGAAGAAATTCCCAGCACAAACACTTTGTTGGCTAAGCTGAGAAATAACCTGGAAAATTATCCTAGAGATAAAAAAATACTTGGTTTGCAAAAAGATCAGGTTATGGAATTCATTAGGAATCATGAAGCGAAATTTGGATATGTTGATTATGTAACCTTATCGGTATCATTACTTTTTGGTGGGAAATATGCTAACAACTATATTGAATTCGAAAAATCCACTTTATACAATAGGATTCGTTTGAATGATTATTCTTGTAATGGATATTTGGATGAAGTAGAAAGATTATCGGATGACTATAAGAATATTTTCGAATCCTATCAAAATGATAATGTTATCTTTCTTGTTGATCCTCCTTATCTATCAACAGACACCTCTTCTTATACAAATGAAAATTACTGGAGACTTCGTGATTATCTGGATGTTTTAAACCTGCTGGACAACTCTTCCTATTTCTACTTTACTAGTAACAAAAGTCAGATCATAGAACTGTGTGATTGGATTGAGACTCGATCCTTAACCCAGAATCCTTTCTCAGGTTCCACAAGGTCCACAACTAGTAATCAACTCAATAAAAATTCCAGTTATACCGATATAATGCTATACAAAACTATTTAA
- a CDS encoding head maturation protease, ClpP-related, translating into MPQTTPYYNIVKNEADREATIFIYGAIGGIDWDTYETINTASKFTVAFNELEKDADTIHIRINSPGGAVFEGQAIYNAIFASKKRIVTYNDGICASMAALILLSGDEIHAFKNSLLMIHNSSSSYWGNKKEVEEQLEAAEKIDKALGTAIEDRLGITAEDVEKEYLNYKDNWFTTDEASSLGFYDHVIKKEKAQIPEDIMQLKPKDMVSKYAAMTFSIPNTKSKITNTMNKPNSFPNLVAVLGAPLASTDKGSYINDEQKKAIDNKFAADALALQTANSAKDKAEQDLQAEKDSRQQAIDAEKANTNAALTAMRTAATAAGVENIIENATMEDINTALAAQIAVLNGKPGASHTGGANDPDKKDGEFDYIDFDNSIYSQIK; encoded by the coding sequence TTGCCACAAACTACACCTTATTACAATATTGTAAAAAATGAAGCCGACAGAGAAGCTACCATATTTATATATGGAGCAATTGGCGGTATAGATTGGGATACTTATGAAACGATTAACACCGCTTCTAAATTTACAGTTGCATTCAATGAACTGGAGAAAGATGCGGATACTATCCATATAAGAATCAACTCCCCAGGTGGTGCCGTTTTCGAGGGACAGGCTATTTATAACGCAATATTTGCTTCCAAAAAGCGAATCGTTACTTATAACGACGGTATTTGCGCGAGTATGGCTGCTTTAATTCTTCTTTCTGGAGATGAGATACACGCGTTTAAAAATTCCCTCTTAATGATCCATAACTCTAGTTCTTCTTACTGGGGAAATAAAAAAGAGGTCGAAGAACAACTTGAAGCTGCAGAAAAAATTGACAAAGCATTAGGTACTGCAATCGAAGATCGACTTGGTATCACTGCTGAAGATGTTGAAAAAGAATATTTAAACTATAAAGACAATTGGTTTACAACAGATGAAGCTTCATCTCTTGGCTTTTATGATCATGTCATTAAAAAAGAGAAAGCCCAGATACCTGAAGATATCATGCAATTGAAACCGAAGGATATGGTTAGCAAATATGCGGCCATGACTTTTTCTATCCCAAACACTAAATCTAAAATTACAAATACCATGAACAAACCAAACTCGTTCCCGAATTTGGTAGCTGTACTTGGAGCGCCTTTGGCGTCCACCGACAAAGGCAGCTATATCAATGATGAACAGAAAAAAGCTATCGACAATAAATTTGCTGCCGATGCCTTAGCTCTCCAAACCGCAAATTCTGCGAAAGATAAAGCGGAACAGGATTTACAGGCGGAAAAAGACTCTAGGCAACAGGCGATCGATGCCGAAAAAGCGAACACAAACGCTGCTTTAACAGCGATGCGTACAGCTGCAACCGCTGCAGGTGTTGAAAACATCATCGAAAATGCAACGATGGAAGACATCAATACAGCACTTGCTGCTCAAATCGCTGTGTTAAACGGTAAACCAGGTGCTTCCCACACTGGAGGAGCTAATGATCCAGATAAAAAAGACGGTGAATTCGATTACATCGACTTTGACAATTCAATTTACTCTCAAATAAAATAA
- a CDS encoding ABC-three component system middle component 6 — protein MILPTKHENLESNVLVIGADILFHLRKDNLAIEELYQKIRLEKSLNLDAYYDILTFLWMIRAIKIHKGIIIKQNDVS, from the coding sequence ATGATTTTACCAACTAAACATGAAAATTTAGAAAGTAATGTGCTTGTTATAGGAGCTGATATTTTATTCCATTTAAGAAAGGATAATTTAGCTATTGAAGAACTTTATCAAAAAATAAGGTTGGAGAAAAGTTTAAACTTAGATGCGTATTATGATATCTTGACATTTCTATGGATGATTCGAGCAATTAAAATTCATAAGGGTATAATTATAAAACAAAACGATGTTTCTTAA
- a CDS encoding DUF2326 domain-containing protein — MFLKRLFSEPAGLFKPVAFSNGLNFIYGIKDLDNPKASLNSIGKSTFLDLIDFTLLASYNKNHNQRLFKAKEIMTGYDIVLEFSIDGVDYLIKRNVVEPNYIEFGESNEETKLFPIKTLKKKLCILIFSRENYDGSFVSEKWFRSLVSFYIKIQKFKKAKFLDPIKFIQELTEPELNVYHFYLLGLDNQIPFRIWEKRVHQKNISSTIKEVSEYVDQKYGLPDLKQAQLETNRLRLEIKKLSNAIDKFELGEQYEDAEKEANKLTEKIKSNLYQNYVDHDKLKSYRESFALPSKLNTRRIKSMYSEISEDLGLKIKETLAEAIAFRKKLSQSRQEFLEAEIVKIQEHIKTRDKIISDLEKERAKIFYFLSAQEAITDLTEAFYNLSEKKNQLSDLDSNTKLLLDLQKELNEINGELENLKNQSIDYVNRFSERIMQFAENFDNVYQEIYINQNEESQFSLFGGTRKKGIFELDISLPDMFGKGKNQGRTLVYDLSILIENIVNTSNFPNFLVHDGIFDGVDKAHFISVCKFVQNLANSGTKIQYITTINEEGTLDEKFGEKDFVNSDFIEKNSILTLSPKDKLFRQNF; from the coding sequence ATGTTTCTTAAAAGATTATTTTCTGAACCAGCAGGACTTTTTAAACCTGTAGCTTTTAGCAATGGCCTAAACTTTATCTACGGGATTAAGGACTTAGATAATCCAAAAGCTTCTTTAAATAGTATTGGGAAATCCACTTTTTTAGATTTAATTGATTTCACTCTATTAGCTTCTTATAATAAAAATCATAATCAAAGACTATTTAAGGCTAAAGAAATTATGACCGGTTATGATATAGTTTTAGAATTTTCTATAGACGGGGTGGACTATCTTATTAAAAGGAACGTAGTTGAGCCAAATTATATAGAGTTTGGTGAGAGTAATGAAGAAACCAAACTTTTTCCAATTAAGACATTAAAAAAAAAGCTCTGTATATTAATTTTTAGCCGTGAAAATTATGATGGATCTTTCGTCTCAGAAAAATGGTTTAGAAGCCTAGTAAGTTTTTATATTAAGATACAAAAATTTAAAAAAGCTAAATTTTTAGATCCAATTAAGTTTATTCAAGAATTAACCGAACCAGAACTAAACGTATATCATTTCTATCTTTTGGGGCTAGATAATCAGATTCCATTTAGGATTTGGGAAAAACGTGTACACCAAAAGAATATAAGCTCTACTATTAAGGAAGTATCAGAATATGTGGATCAAAAGTATGGTTTGCCAGATTTGAAGCAGGCTCAATTAGAGACGAATAGACTAAGGTTAGAAATTAAAAAGCTGTCTAATGCTATTGACAAATTCGAGCTAGGTGAACAATACGAAGATGCTGAAAAGGAAGCTAATAAACTAACAGAAAAAATTAAATCTAATTTATATCAAAATTATGTTGATCACGATAAACTAAAATCCTATCGTGAGAGTTTTGCTCTTCCAAGTAAATTAAATACTAGAAGAATTAAATCGATGTATAGTGAAATTTCCGAAGATTTGGGTTTGAAGATTAAGGAAACCCTCGCTGAAGCAATTGCATTCCGCAAAAAATTAAGTCAGTCTCGCCAGGAGTTTTTAGAAGCGGAAATTGTAAAAATTCAGGAGCATATAAAAACCCGAGATAAAATTATTTCAGATTTAGAAAAGGAGAGAGCAAAAATCTTTTATTTTTTATCTGCTCAAGAAGCTATTACGGATTTAACTGAAGCATTTTATAATTTAAGTGAAAAAAAGAATCAATTAAGTGATTTAGATAGTAATACTAAGTTGCTTCTGGATTTACAAAAAGAATTGAATGAAATAAATGGTGAGTTAGAAAATCTAAAGAATCAGTCAATTGATTATGTCAATCGATTTTCTGAGAGAATTATGCAATTTGCAGAGAATTTTGATAACGTCTATCAAGAGATATATATCAACCAGAATGAAGAATCCCAATTTTCCTTGTTCGGAGGGACTAGGAAGAAAGGTATTTTTGAACTAGATATTTCTTTACCTGACATGTTTGGAAAAGGAAAAAATCAAGGGAGAACTTTAGTATATGATTTGTCGATTTTAATTGAAAATATAGTCAACACTTCAAATTTTCCAAATTTTTTAGTTCATGATGGTATCTTTGATGGGGTTGATAAAGCCCACTTCATTTCCGTTTGCAAGTTTGTTCAAAACCTTGCTAATTCTGGTACCAAAATTCAATACATAACAACAATTAATGAAGAAGGAACTCTTGATGAAAAGTTTGGAGAGAAGGATTTTGTTAATTCCGATTTTATTGAGAAAAATTCAATTTTAACTTTATCTCCGAAAGATAAATTATTTCGTCAAAATTTTTAA
- a CDS encoding terminase large subunit domain-containing protein: MKSKRVRLNAAQVIAATAKQKQKFLEWGRGSGKTTYLGYDSLQLVKQMPRGSFAMVGSTYSQILSRFMPAIKEGLELFGIYEGIDYVVGSMAGKKMGFQMPFQSPEAFNNIWHWSNGAIFQFVSLDHKDSGRGLNSYAIRGDEAALFDDEKLAINVTNTNRAKKAQFKNSPLLHSEVYTSSTPLTKKGKWFTDMEEEARKDPSGILFLKATAKVNMANIRSDYFEHMRKSYRDDIIYNAEMLNIRPKEITDGFYPQLTEDNYYTNFDNGYLEGIPITDLNGNSLNCRQDLDVKKNEPLIISVDWGANINSMTVSQLQDDTYRVLKEFYVKSPKMLDHLFLEEFLPYYLPHPTKEVYFYYDRTGNNRMANSKMTMADQAKEILTKSGWTVYKMTTGANPSYTEKFRLINVALREDGRRRGLPKIRINKANCPSLIVSMENAEVYDRGKGLEKDKRSERRKGIDQEHATHLSDTFDYPFYSMFEGKLDASRAGTEDLPLTTF; this comes from the coding sequence ATGAAGAGTAAAAGAGTTCGTCTGAATGCTGCTCAGGTTATTGCTGCTACTGCAAAACAAAAACAGAAATTTTTGGAGTGGGGCAGGGGATCTGGAAAGACTACCTATTTAGGGTATGATTCTCTACAATTAGTGAAGCAAATGCCAAGAGGATCTTTTGCCATGGTTGGCTCTACTTACAGCCAAATTCTTTCTCGATTTATGCCAGCTATCAAAGAAGGTCTTGAACTATTTGGAATCTATGAGGGCATTGATTACGTCGTCGGATCTATGGCAGGGAAAAAGATGGGGTTCCAGATGCCTTTTCAGTCACCTGAAGCATTTAATAATATTTGGCATTGGTCTAATGGTGCAATTTTTCAATTTGTAAGTCTAGATCATAAGGATAGTGGACGTGGTCTTAATTCTTATGCTATTCGTGGGGATGAAGCTGCACTATTCGACGATGAAAAGTTAGCTATTAATGTAACAAACACTAACCGAGCTAAAAAAGCACAATTTAAAAACTCACCACTTTTGCATTCTGAAGTTTACACCTCTTCAACACCTTTAACTAAGAAGGGGAAGTGGTTTACTGATATGGAAGAAGAGGCTAGAAAAGATCCTTCTGGTATATTATTTCTGAAAGCTACGGCTAAGGTAAACATGGCCAACATTCGTTCTGACTATTTTGAGCATATGCGTAAGTCGTATAGGGATGATATCATCTACAACGCTGAAATGTTAAACATTCGACCGAAAGAGATCACGGACGGCTTTTATCCACAACTTACAGAAGATAATTATTATACAAATTTTGATAACGGCTATCTAGAGGGAATACCTATTACAGACCTTAATGGAAATTCTCTTAATTGCAGACAGGATCTAGACGTTAAAAAGAATGAACCACTTATTATTAGCGTGGATTGGGGAGCGAATATTAATAGTATGACTGTAAGTCAATTACAAGATGATACCTATCGAGTGCTCAAAGAGTTCTATGTCAAGTCACCAAAGATGCTGGACCATTTATTTCTAGAAGAGTTTCTTCCGTACTACTTACCACATCCAACCAAAGAAGTTTATTTCTATTATGACAGGACCGGAAACAATAGAATGGCCAATAGTAAAATGACAATGGCAGACCAGGCAAAGGAAATCTTAACTAAATCAGGGTGGACAGTATATAAAATGACCACAGGTGCGAACCCATCATACACAGAAAAGTTTAGGCTTATCAATGTGGCGCTTCGTGAGGATGGAAGGCGCAGAGGATTACCTAAGATTAGAATTAATAAAGCGAACTGTCCAAGCCTTATTGTTTCGATGGAGAACGCTGAAGTATATGATCGAGGGAAAGGTCTTGAAAAGGATAAGCGGTCGGAAAGAAGAAAGGGTATTGATCAGGAACATGCAACACACCTAAGTGATACGTTTGATTATCCATTCTATTCAATGTTCGAAGGAAAACTAGACGCTTCTCGAGCTGGAACTGAAGATCTACCACTCACAACTTTCTAA
- a CDS encoding AbiH family protein, protein MFEHKNILILIGNGFDIANGMETKFSDFANNYLDKIIIPELIRVRKGDCDKSLILSDPFFKNWNAKGTYNLPNKSYLSLWNSYDNHDMIRNEILNDYKKLNLILRNKFLAKLYSTESKNWFDIENLYFKNLIGLKKSVSVPGSSIKPLQNLNVNFNEVKTAVIDYLANIEVELDRSIAGFIQHHLEDLENLYFLNFNYTSTVLNYKHHIRTLQGCVINHIHGDFSRREDIVFGYGNDQNSEYQEIKSLEIDEFLRYFKTFDYLNNSHYDHLHNEFLNKYENFEVVVLGHSLGQTDKTLLSEIFNSASCKKIHFFKRSDLAHEPSLVRQNFRELGYAASRIINSEADLRNKVVNFEDSKYFP, encoded by the coding sequence ATGTTTGAACATAAAAATATTTTGATTTTGATTGGGAATGGCTTTGATATCGCAAATGGTATGGAAACCAAATTTTCAGATTTTGCTAATAATTATCTAGATAAAATTATTATACCTGAATTAATAAGAGTGCGTAAAGGAGATTGCGATAAATCTCTTATTTTGAGTGATCCTTTTTTTAAGAATTGGAATGCAAAAGGGACTTATAATCTTCCAAATAAAAGTTATTTGTCCTTATGGAATAGCTATGATAATCATGATATGATAAGAAATGAAATACTGAATGATTATAAGAAGTTAAATTTAATTTTAAGAAATAAATTTTTGGCTAAGCTCTATTCTACAGAAAGCAAAAATTGGTTTGATATTGAAAATCTTTATTTTAAAAATTTAATAGGATTAAAGAAATCAGTTAGCGTGCCAGGAAGTAGTATCAAGCCGTTACAGAATTTGAATGTAAATTTTAACGAAGTAAAAACTGCTGTAATAGATTATTTAGCAAATATTGAAGTGGAACTTGATAGATCAATCGCAGGTTTTATACAGCACCATTTAGAAGACTTAGAAAATCTTTATTTTTTAAACTTTAATTACACTAGTACGGTATTAAATTATAAGCATCATATTAGAACCCTTCAGGGTTGCGTGATTAATCATATCCATGGAGATTTTTCAAGACGAGAGGATATAGTTTTTGGTTATGGGAATGATCAAAATTCAGAATACCAAGAAATTAAGTCTTTAGAAATAGACGAGTTTTTGAGATATTTTAAAACTTTTGATTATTTAAATAATTCACATTATGATCATCTACATAATGAGTTTTTGAACAAGTATGAAAATTTTGAAGTTGTAGTTTTAGGACATTCTTTGGGTCAAACCGATAAAACCTTGCTTTCAGAGATATTTAACTCTGCCAGTTGTAAAAAGATTCACTTTTTTAAAAGAAGTGATTTGGCTCATGAACCATCTTTAGTAAGACAAAATTTTAGGGAATTAGGATATGCGGCAAGCAGAATAATTAATAGTGAGGCAGATCTTAGAAATAAAGTAGTCAATTTTGAAGATTCAAAATATTTTCCTTAA
- a CDS encoding DUF6712 family protein, translated as MLVKNIATIQKYAIVNYNFTFEIIESQVRKQERKHILSVIGRELYNSWSDAAPEDEIEKEVFDLLEEASSNLSLLSYTKVGIVSSSNGGLYISTSSNSEPAQWWQIKDLRVELLNSGMEAIDQALEIMEANQDKFESWVNSDQYTIFKELLCSQTAHFQKIYNISKSRLTFLALRPYLRKVEKQFFEGLLGAETLLQIKEGNSPEERKALEISRWAQVCLAIAEIAKEGIFELSSRGLFTVFEEIPGMNRTKADQVELLKIEQSKSHEGNEILKDLIRHLKKFPGIFKKYDQRENQKLINPVLNGKSIVSL; from the coding sequence ATGCTAGTTAAGAATATAGCAACTATACAGAAATACGCAATTGTTAATTACAATTTCACATTCGAAATAATCGAAAGCCAGGTAAGAAAACAAGAGCGGAAACATATCCTTTCCGTAATTGGAAGAGAGCTTTATAATTCGTGGAGCGATGCTGCTCCAGAAGACGAAATTGAAAAAGAAGTTTTTGATTTACTTGAGGAAGCTTCCTCAAATTTATCATTATTAAGTTACACCAAAGTAGGAATAGTCTCCTCTAGTAATGGCGGACTATATATTTCTACATCTTCAAATTCAGAACCAGCACAGTGGTGGCAGATAAAAGATCTACGAGTAGAATTATTGAATTCCGGCATGGAAGCTATCGATCAGGCGCTCGAAATCATGGAGGCTAACCAGGATAAATTTGAGAGCTGGGTTAATTCCGATCAATACACCATTTTTAAAGAATTACTATGTAGCCAAACAGCACATTTTCAAAAAATATATAACATATCAAAAAGTCGTCTCACTTTCCTCGCCTTACGCCCATACTTACGAAAAGTAGAAAAACAATTTTTTGAAGGTCTGTTGGGAGCTGAGACGCTTTTACAAATTAAAGAGGGAAATAGCCCTGAAGAAAGGAAAGCTCTTGAAATCTCCAGATGGGCTCAAGTATGTCTGGCCATTGCTGAAATTGCTAAAGAAGGCATTTTTGAGTTATCCTCTCGAGGTCTTTTTACGGTGTTCGAAGAAATACCGGGAATGAATAGAACCAAAGCAGATCAGGTCGAGCTTCTAAAGATCGAGCAATCCAAATCGCACGAAGGAAACGAAATCTTAAAAGATCTGATTCGCCATCTTAAGAAGTTCCCAGGCATCTTTAAAAAATACGATCAACGTGAAAATCAGAAATTAATTAATCCGGTTTTAAACGGTAAATCCATTGTAAGCTTGTAG